The Tolypothrix sp. PCC 7712 region CAGAAGTAAGTTGGGAGAATTATCTGTTGGTTGATTTGGGAGACTTTGCGACTCAATCAGACGACTTAGCGCCCTATTACCAAACATATCTTGTAGTTCTTCTGCTGGATGGATATTGCGCTGATTACTAGATGCGGTTTGTTGATCAACAGTCGATTTAGCCTTTTTGGTTTGGCTTTGTCGCAAAGTACCCATAATATTAGCCTCGAATTTTTTAATTAGAAATATGGATGTAAATCTGGTGATAAAATTACTGATTATTGGGAGAATTGACGCAGATTAAATTTCAGGAAACTAACTTAAGTTATGTGCCTTTAACTCGAAAGTTAGTAGTGACAAAACTACCAGTACCGGAATATTGGGGAGTAGCATCAGGAACTGGCCCGCCTGGGGTTGGCTGTTGTGCAGGAACAACAACCTGAAACTTAGCTTTAAATGTACCTCCTTTGAGTAAAACAGGTTTCCCATTCGATTTGGTTCTTTGAGCTTTTTGATTGGGAGCAAGAGAATCTATCGAAAGGATACCCACACCAGGGATAGGATGTGATGGAGTCATATAAGGACAACCAGGAACAATAACGGTTTTTTCATCCCCATCAACACACACCATTTTTTTATTAATCATGTCTTTACTAGAACCCACAATATTACCCGGAATTACAGTGACAATTGCTTGTCCAAATGGTGGGTTAAACATAGCTATATCGCCTGTAGTTAAAATAAAATCAGACATAAAATTTGAGGTTTAATATAATTAATCTACCCAAGCTTCTTCTTGAATTGTGGAAGCTCGCAGCATTTGGGGAGTGACTCTACCAATGATAGTATTACCTGCAACTTCACCCTGATTATTCAAGTGACACATTTCTAGTACATTGGCTCTGGGACTGAGATTAAAATCTGCTTGGAGAATTACTTGAGACACAGGATGTCGATTAAGATTAAAGTTAAGTTTGATAGTAATGTTTCCTGCTACTTGACAGTCATTAATATTAGATAAAACTACATAAAACCCTTGGGGATTATCGAGAAATCGCTGATAGCTTACTTGGTGTGTAGCTCTGATTCCTTGAGCAGAAAATTCCAAATTGGGCATGAAGGGTCTAAAGGATGAAGTACAGGATTGAATTCGTAATACTAATAACCTGGCTATTTTTTCACCTTCATGTTCAGCTATACCTCTAAGTTCAACAATTGCTTCTATTTCTATTTTCTTTTTAACAGGGGAATCAAATAATTGAAATCGGTAAATTCTCTCTAACCATTGAGAATTTGTCACCAAACGCATGGTTGCACCTACTTCCGTACCCAAACGGGTATTACCAATTTTGTATTCTTGATGGTGACGGTAAATTTTCAATTGGGAATCATCCGTACCTGTGGGAATTTGTAGTGATTCTCCGACTTGGTTACCTAAACGAGTATTTCCCTCCATTCTGTCTAATAATGGTCGAGGTTTGTAAATTCGCAATCTTGCATCATGAACTAAGCGCATGGTTTGACCGACTTTAGAACCAAGGCGAGTATTACCATCTATCCATTTGATTTGTTGTTGATAAATGTTCAATGGTGGTTCTGCTTGCAAGCGCACTGTTTGCTCTGGATCGGAGTCAAGGCGAGTATTTCCTGGCATTAACTCCAATTGATTGAAGGGGCGATAAATTCTTAAATTAGGTTCTAAATTAAAAGGTAGAGAATCAAATATATTCAGAGAATATTGTTGGTGATTCAGATTAAAGTTAAGTTGAACAGTAATTTTGCCAGTGAGTTGGCGATCGCTCAAATTTGAGAGGGCAATAAAAAAGCCATCAGGATTACCAGTAAATTGGTGATAAAATACCGTTTGCTTGACAACTGGCCCTAGTTGGCTACCATTAGGTTCTAATGGCAAATTCTTGCCTTGAATGCGGATTAATATTTGCTGTTCTAGGCTATCTCCTTCTGGATAATCATCTAATTGAATCTTTGCCTCAATCTGCATTTTCTGTTGAGGCGGAGCGTCAAATAAAATAAACGGATAACAACCTCCCCATGCTTGGGTAATTTGCATGGTGAGTGTTAAAATTCTGAGCGCATAATAAGTATGGGCAGGTTTTTCTTGGTCGATAATTCCTTTAGCAATGCGGAATTCACGCCAATACCTTTCTGGGTGAATAACTTGGTTACTGGGTAAAGCTAGTTGGACTTGAAAATAATGAGGTTTTTGATCAAATTCAAAAATCGAAATTGTTCGTTCTGGATAGCTCAAACCGGAACTTTCTAAATAAATTTCCAGCATTTTTTTCATACCCGGAACAGTTCCCCGAATTTGATATAGGGGAACTATTTGGCTAATAAACTGACGTTTGGTTTTCTCATCCCAATCATCCCGCAAACTCAAAGCTACCCAACCAGCCAGCCAAGGTAAAAATTCGGCTGGGGTTTGTTGGGGGTCAAAATATGTATGAATTTGCGAAATCAGCGTTTCTAAACCCCACAAAGTTGGTGTATTGTGATCAACAATCTGGGGAGAAAATTGGGTTTCTGCTTCCGGAATACCAGAGAGAATACCTTCAAATGCCAGTAAAAACTTGCCTAAAAATGGATCTGTTTCTAAATAAGCAGGGAGATATTCTAAATAACTACTTAGTTGTGGCTTTGCCATTTGTCTCCTAAACGTTGCATAGTAGTAATTTGACCAATTTCTACCTTGACTAATTCATGTGGTTGTAAGGCGATCGCAATGAGTTGATTTTGCTCATTAACTCTCTGACGATATTCTGCAAAATCAGTTACTTGAATTGCTTCCACATAATCAACCCCTGCCATATCATCTAATAATTCATATAGTTCAGAAATATAAATATCTCTGCCAAAAGGATAACCTTGATTTCGCCAATAATCTGGGTGAGGGAAAGGATTAAAAAAGCCTTCAATACGTTGAGTTACTTCGGCTTTAACTGCTCGGAAATCCCCACTATCTCTTAAATATAAGATGGCAGAAACTTTGATATGTACATAGTTCGGTTCAACAATGTGCAGGCGAGTACTCAAGAGTCGTCTTTGATTGAGAAATCGCTTGAGAGTTTTTCTGATATTTTCACTATCAGGACTATTAACTTTTGGCAATACCACTAAGCTAATATGTGCTTCTACTACTTGATTAATATCTGAGTTTTCTAAATCGCGTTCTGGTAAACAATTTACCCGCGCCATAATCGCCGCTTCTCCCAAAGCTTGAGCGGTTCTAGTTTGCAACCAATCAAATAATATGAGTTGCTCAAAATCGTTCGCCGTCACAGCTCGATAGCGTTGCCGTATTTGTGCTAATGTTGTTTGGATTTCTGCTTGCAAAGATTTGCTATCGGATAAAGTCCAGGGTTTTCCTTTGAGCAGAGTTAAAAAAGCAGCTTGGTTGCGATCGGGAATTTGATTGGTGCGATACAGCACCATTTCCGTTAACCATGCCAACAATTCAATCAGAATAATACCCGTATCTGAGGGGTTGTGGTCTGTCCATTCTGGGGCTTCGCTGGGAATGAGAGCGATCGCATCTGCGACTAAATCTGCATAGGTGCGATCATCTAAATTAGGTAAAGGTAAAGGCATAGTTTAATCTGCATCCGTAGGTAATTTTAAAGTGACGATGTGCTGACCTGAGTAAATCAGGGTTTGGATATCAATTACTGCATCAGCAGGTTGAATATCTAAGGCGCGGACATAACTCACCCCTGGGACTTTTTCAATCACAGCATAGAGATCGGAATGATGAGGTTTGCGTCCAAAACTCCATCCTTGTTGGCGATCGCCTCCCGTGAGCGGATGGAGAAAACTATGTAGGCGATCGCTGACTGCGACTCTCACAGCATCGGCATTTTCTACAGCAACAGGCACAATTTCGGTAATTACTGTAATTTCCTGCCATTTCGGGCCAGATACCAGCAGTTTCATTGTAGGAACAAACCGAGCTCGCAAATATGTCTCCACACGATTAAGTAAAGCTAGTGTAGGTGTCGGCTGGCGTTCTTGACCGTGGGGAACGATAATTGCTAAGACTCGACCACCGCGAATTTCGTGCTGAAACACTCGGATATCATTACCCTCAATCACTTTCTCTGGTGTACCATCAGGCTGCAGCCATAATTCTTCTAGCAAGGGGTTGTAATCAGAAAACATCATTTCTGGGGTGATGATTTTCACCCTAGCGATATCTATAGATGATTCATAGACCAAATCCTCAAAATCCTGGGCTGTGACAGCACGGTTGCGGTGACGCAGACGTTGGGGCGATCGCTCTTTGAGCTTATCTAAGGATTCTTGCTCGTTTCCACCTGTAGCGGCTTCCCAGTTAATGACGCTGTCAATATAAGGGATAGTGGTTTTGAGTTCTATAATCGTTTGGGCAAGACGATTACCTCTCACACCCCCTCCAGTACAATACTTACTCAGCCGAATATTGTTACGTCCCCGTGGGGGAATCATCCCCGCTTGTCCATCACCAAAATAAATTTTCCCGGCTTGGCGATCAACCACATAGTGACGATCTTGTGCTTGAGAACTATAAAAATCTGGTACTTCTTGCCAAGGTACCCAAACTTCTAATAACCTACCTGTTTCATCTTCAATAGATGTAATAATTCCCGATGCTTGTTCAATAATTTTGCGCTCTTCTTCTGGAGGAAATCGCCCTTCTTGAACTTCCAATTGTTGCCCCAAAAGAATCGGTGATTGGGTGGTAGTAAATACTTGTCTTGGCTCGTTATTACTAGAACCTAAAATTTCTTGTTCTAAAGTAATAGTTTGACTAGCCCAAATCGTATTAGTCCGAACAGAACGCAGCCTTGGCGGTACAGTAAAATCAGCAGAAGCGGCTAATTTAGCACCAAAATAGCGCATAAAGCTGTATAGTCTGAACTGTTGAAATCCTAATGCCCAGGTAAAAAAATAAAGCAAAGCCAAGGGCAAACTTTCCCAATCATTTGGCTGTTTTCTCGCCCTAACCCAATAGAGTTCTTTACCAAAATATGGCGTTCCAATCAAGTCTGTAGGGCCGATAAATTGAATTAACCCTTTCTCAGCAAAGGCTTGGGTTTCATCCTTGACAACTAAAGGTTGCCAACCGTTCGGACTAGCATATTCCCAAGCTATTCTTTGCAAATTAATATCAGTTTGTCCCCGATAAGTATTGGGAGTAACTTCTTCTTGTTTTGGTGGTTCGACTTGGAAATAAAGACTATTAGGACGATTCGGAAATGCTTGATTAAATCCTAAATAAAGTGCAGATTGGCGATGCAGTTGCGGCGTTAAGGGATGAAAACAACGGCTGACTTTGTTTCCGCGTTGATGCTCAAAATTGACTGGTTTGGTAAAGATCAGCAAGTTGCGATCGCGATCAATTAGCTCAATTTGCAGTTTCTCCGGATGTTGATCGTCAAATTTGACAAACTCCCCGATTTTAAACTGGCTCGCATCATCAACATAAATAATATTCTCCCCTGGTTGAGCAGTTTGCCATAATCTCACATATAAAGGACTACCTTCACAATAA contains the following coding sequences:
- a CDS encoding phage tail protein; this encodes MAKPQLSSYLEYLPAYLETDPFLGKFLLAFEGILSGIPEAETQFSPQIVDHNTPTLWGLETLISQIHTYFDPQQTPAEFLPWLAGWVALSLRDDWDEKTKRQFISQIVPLYQIRGTVPGMKKMLEIYLESSGLSYPERTISIFEFDQKPHYFQVQLALPSNQVIHPERYWREFRIAKGIIDQEKPAHTYYALRILTLTMQITQAWGGCYPFILFDAPPQQKMQIEAKIQLDDYPEGDSLEQQILIRIQGKNLPLEPNGSQLGPVVKQTVFYHQFTGNPDGFFIALSNLSDRQLTGKITVQLNFNLNHQQYSLNIFDSLPFNLEPNLRIYRPFNQLELMPGNTRLDSDPEQTVRLQAEPPLNIYQQQIKWIDGNTRLGSKVGQTMRLVHDARLRIYKPRPLLDRMEGNTRLGNQVGESLQIPTGTDDSQLKIYRHHQEYKIGNTRLGTEVGATMRLVTNSQWLERIYRFQLFDSPVKKKIEIEAIVELRGIAEHEGEKIARLLVLRIQSCTSSFRPFMPNLEFSAQGIRATHQVSYQRFLDNPQGFYVVLSNINDCQVAGNITIKLNFNLNRHPVSQVILQADFNLSPRANVLEMCHLNNQGEVAGNTIIGRVTPQMLRASTIQEEAWVD
- a CDS encoding baseplate protein J; protein product: MPLPLPNLDDRTYADLVADAIALIPSEAPEWTDHNPSDTGIILIELLAWLTEMVLYRTNQIPDRNQAAFLTLLKGKPWTLSDSKSLQAEIQTTLAQIRQRYRAVTANDFEQLILFDWLQTRTAQALGEAAIMARVNCLPERDLENSDINQVVEAHISLVVLPKVNSPDSENIRKTLKRFLNQRRLLSTRLHIVEPNYVHIKVSAILYLRDSGDFRAVKAEVTQRIEGFFNPFPHPDYWRNQGYPFGRDIYISELYELLDDMAGVDYVEAIQVTDFAEYRQRVNEQNQLIAIALQPHELVKVEIGQITTMQRLGDKWQSHN
- a CDS encoding baseplate J/gp47 family protein encodes the protein MSIPPPKIDRRSYQDLVEQTQALAEKYTLKDFHQPNAGLALIRIFSRMAKVVSDRLNRVPDRNLLAFLNLIGTQQTPPQPARVPLTFSLAEGSPVDALVPAHTQISAPPLEGEKEEVIFETEQDLLVSGTKLQAMFVVEDRDYYSDRTQHSIAATSHLNEPFLAFRGSQPVEHYLYLCCAEIFSIPELTTVTITIDTDSPESALKLKELLHIWSYWDKKQWQPLTNVQTQENQSQLIITFNQLPKLLPVEINGQKAQWLQATLTPYRRDNLPEITQINISVSLNQTETPKICLFNNISLDLSKDFHPFGLAPIHNDTFAIPLNDEFIKPGVAILINTNLSRQPSYTEDLEITWEIGNNQNWQLIEKTTSKNKFRWNRNSSPIKFIESSTSATFSFPQTLPEVSLDNQSENHYWLRARITNGLYGRKGRERKYVVYNDVTLVAQNIATGQLEIYVDSVDELAIDDIIRLQSSGTQTLQEEIKIIGKVEAEKKLILENKTRNAYPAGSRVLSKFIMAENTPDTFEPPALQSVTITYKVLLEKPAIYYAYNDFIYCEGSPLYVRLWQTAQPGENIIYVDDASQFKIGEFVKFDDQHPEKLQIELIDRDRNLLIFTKPVNFEHQRGNKVSRCFHPLTPQLHRQSALYLGFNQAFPNRPNSLYFQVEPPKQEEVTPNTYRGQTDINLQRIAWEYASPNGWQPLVVKDETQAFAEKGLIQFIGPTDLIGTPYFGKELYWVRARKQPNDWESLPLALLYFFTWALGFQQFRLYSFMRYFGAKLAASADFTVPPRLRSVRTNTIWASQTITLEQEILGSSNNEPRQVFTTTQSPILLGQQLEVQEGRFPPEEERKIIEQASGIITSIEDETGRLLEVWVPWQEVPDFYSSQAQDRHYVVDRQAGKIYFGDGQAGMIPPRGRNNIRLSKYCTGGGVRGNRLAQTIIELKTTIPYIDSVINWEAATGGNEQESLDKLKERSPQRLRHRNRAVTAQDFEDLVYESSIDIARVKIITPEMMFSDYNPLLEELWLQPDGTPEKVIEGNDIRVFQHEIRGGRVLAIIVPHGQERQPTPTLALLNRVETYLRARFVPTMKLLVSGPKWQEITVITEIVPVAVENADAVRVAVSDRLHSFLHPLTGGDRQQGWSFGRKPHHSDLYAVIEKVPGVSYVRALDIQPADAVIDIQTLIYSGQHIVTLKLPTDAD